The Mucilaginibacter terrenus genome has a segment encoding these proteins:
- a CDS encoding helix-turn-helix domain-containing protein — MGEKVLIAEDHESANISVRKTMDDLGLPHIHAYYCDDALRMLGLAIKHNEPYTLLVTDLSFEEDGSPQQLKSGEQLIIAARLLQPDLKVLVFSGEQRPAVIGRLFSELKIDGYVRKARHDAEHLRAAITMIGQHRRYLPEGYRESIRHLTDTLTEYERAIIRQLAGGMLQKQLPEWLQSQGMSNASLRSVEKALHRARTLLEVSNNQQLVAYCKDAGLI, encoded by the coding sequence ATGGGTGAAAAAGTCCTTATCGCTGAAGATCATGAATCTGCGAATATTTCTGTTCGCAAGACAATGGATGACCTTGGGTTGCCACATATTCATGCTTATTATTGTGACGACGCGCTCAGAATGCTTGGCCTTGCGATTAAACACAACGAGCCATACACTTTATTGGTAACGGACCTGTCGTTTGAGGAGGATGGCTCACCCCAGCAATTGAAAAGCGGTGAACAATTGATTATCGCGGCCCGGCTGCTTCAACCGGACCTTAAAGTTCTCGTCTTTTCCGGCGAACAGCGGCCTGCTGTGATTGGAAGGCTATTCAGCGAGTTGAAAATCGATGGCTACGTCAGAAAGGCACGGCATGATGCTGAACATCTTCGTGCGGCGATCACAATGATTGGTCAGCACCGGCGTTATCTGCCCGAAGGTTACCGCGAATCAATCCGCCACTTAACGGATACACTGACGGAATATGAGCGGGCGATCATCAGGCAGTTGGCAGGAGGGATGCTGCAAAAGCAATTGCCGGAGTGGCTGCAGTCTCAGGGCATGTCAAATGCGAGCCTTCGCAGCGTCGAAAAAGCGCTGCATCGCGCACGTACTTTGTTGGAAGTGTCCAATAACCAGCAGTTGGTCGCTTATTGTAAGGATGCGGGTCTGATCTGA
- a CDS encoding tetratricopeptide repeat-containing sensor histidine kinase produces the protein MNLTRTFLFFLLYLLLFLQASCLEKKQQSVKVYATADHLKAWTFYQQHKADSAFLYYTKAAAETKDRLILAQIHATLAIIQSDQGDFYGSNETAVKSLKFFRADDPYLPSVYNIIAINDYKLKSYRSAADWYRRAIAAEKERSAKLLYRNNLGVTLTELSRYKEAIQLFRALLSDPQLHTDTSKYAQVLDNYHWARWKQDKSYNAVPGYTAALKLRLDIQDKWGQNASYAHLADYYTPRNRDSASNYAKLMYRTAKALKSPDDELEALQKLILVNSGKDIMNDFRRYSVLQDSLTSARNAARNQFAVVRYETEKAKADNLNLQKDNTEQRYRLLQQQILLYGLLLAIIVATVLVVALVRRRHARLRSEAAERLRAQQQKNSKRVHDVLANDLYRMMSDLDNGSSADAAELADRLEVLYQRARDLSYEDEPVPLESFEIHLAAMLASFRTEQTRVVIDQCSAAFWQGTTAMVKQEVSLVLQELMINMRKHSHASLVTIVFGRKGDHCSVIYTDNGAGMPSAYRKGNGIIHTENRMSVIGGSIIFEAERESGLQVQLSFPAI, from the coding sequence GTGAACCTTACACGCACTTTCCTCTTTTTCCTCTTATATCTCCTGTTGTTCTTGCAAGCGTCCTGCCTGGAAAAGAAGCAACAGTCTGTCAAGGTATACGCTACGGCAGATCATCTTAAAGCCTGGACCTTTTATCAGCAGCATAAAGCAGATAGCGCGTTTTTGTATTACACCAAGGCTGCAGCGGAAACGAAGGACAGGCTTATACTTGCGCAGATCCACGCCACCCTCGCGATTATTCAGAGCGACCAGGGTGATTTTTACGGCAGCAATGAAACGGCGGTCAAATCGTTAAAATTTTTTCGGGCGGACGACCCTTACCTGCCTTCAGTTTACAATATTATAGCCATCAATGATTATAAGCTGAAGAGTTACAGGAGTGCCGCTGACTGGTACCGCCGGGCAATAGCAGCGGAAAAGGAGAGGTCTGCGAAGCTGCTTTACAGGAACAATCTGGGAGTGACCTTAACGGAACTGAGCCGGTATAAGGAAGCAATACAGTTGTTCCGGGCTTTGTTGTCGGATCCTCAGTTGCACACTGATACTTCAAAATATGCACAAGTATTGGATAACTATCACTGGGCTCGTTGGAAACAGGACAAGTCCTATAACGCCGTTCCAGGTTATACAGCTGCTTTAAAGTTACGGCTGGATATTCAGGACAAATGGGGGCAAAATGCCAGTTATGCACACCTTGCAGATTATTACACTCCCCGAAACAGGGATTCAGCATCAAATTATGCAAAGTTAATGTACAGGACGGCTAAAGCCCTAAAGAGCCCTGATGATGAGCTCGAGGCTTTGCAAAAGCTGATTCTGGTCAATTCCGGTAAAGATATAATGAATGATTTCAGGCGGTATAGCGTTTTGCAGGACAGTCTCACCTCCGCCCGAAATGCAGCGCGGAATCAGTTTGCGGTGGTGAGGTATGAAACGGAGAAGGCGAAAGCGGATAACCTGAATTTGCAAAAAGACAATACCGAGCAACGGTATCGTTTGCTGCAGCAGCAGATCCTCCTTTATGGATTACTGTTAGCGATAATTGTAGCAACCGTATTAGTGGTTGCATTGGTCAGGAGGCGCCACGCACGGCTGCGAAGCGAAGCTGCTGAGCGCCTGCGTGCACAACAGCAGAAAAACTCAAAACGGGTGCACGATGTCCTGGCCAATGACCTATACCGGATGATGTCTGACCTGGACAACGGCTCTTCCGCTGATGCGGCGGAATTGGCTGACCGCTTGGAGGTGCTTTATCAGCGTGCCCGTGATCTCAGCTATGAGGATGAACCGGTGCCTTTGGAAAGTTTTGAAATTCACCTGGCAGCGATGCTGGCCTCGTTTCGAACAGAGCAAACAAGGGTAGTTATAGATCAGTGTTCTGCTGCTTTCTGGCAGGGGACAACAGCTATGGTCAAACAGGAGGTCTCTTTGGTACTACAGGAACTGATGATTAATATGCGTAAACATAGCCATGCATCTTTAGTTACCATTGTTTTCGGGAGAAAAGGTGACCATTGTTCAGTGATTTATACGGACAATGGTGCAGGCATGCCATCTGCTTATCGTAAGGGAAACGGGATCATTCATACGGAAAACCGCATGTCCGTAATCGGAGGCAGCATTATCTTTGAGGCCGAACGGGAAAGCGGTTTGCAGGTACAGCTGTCTTTTCCCGCAATTTAA
- a CDS encoding helix-hairpin-helix domain-containing protein, whose amino-acid sequence MKKHIDLELNAVEKQQLRDQKISLKALRGYVPDEIAATLNASPERTRELMALAEFQSIPSLGIGFARELIAQGYYALEQLKGKSAVELFDAYEKHCGCWADPCVEDSYRLLVHYIEHRDESKRWWDFTKERKAYRAEFGFPADRPVIAWYETNKYPNAKAFMKG is encoded by the coding sequence ATGAAAAAGCATATTGATCTGGAACTAAATGCTGTTGAAAAACAACAATTGCGGGACCAAAAGATAAGCTTGAAGGCATTGCGTGGCTATGTGCCGGATGAGATCGCCGCGACGTTGAACGCATCGCCGGAGCGGACCAGGGAACTGATGGCATTAGCTGAATTTCAAAGCATCCCGTCGCTTGGGATCGGTTTTGCCAGGGAACTGATCGCTCAGGGATATTATGCACTGGAGCAATTGAAAGGGAAAAGTGCAGTTGAATTATTTGACGCTTATGAAAAGCATTGCGGTTGCTGGGCGGATCCTTGTGTGGAAGATTCCTACCGCCTGCTGGTTCATTATATTGAGCACCGGGACGAAAGTAAGCGCTGGTGGGATTTTACAAAGGAGCGAAAGGCTTACCGGGCAGAGTTCGGTTTTCCGGCAGATCGTCCGGTGATCGCCTGGTACGAAACAAATAAATACCCAAATGCAAAAGCATTTATGAAAGGATAA
- a CDS encoding alpha-ketoglutarate-dependent dioxygenase AlkB family protein: MEQLALFAETGQSRGLPKHLLDYRSEFVDTKESDRLLAHFIAHTPWKQTTQKLWDKEYLTPRMTCWYGETDKIAGTLPWTPELQATREMVESLAGIWFNSVLLNYYRDGSDSVAWHSDKESIMGSQPIIASVSFGAVRSFDIRNKANHQEKYSVRLEHGSFLIMKSGLQEHGSTALLNPTKS, translated from the coding sequence ATGGAGCAATTGGCATTGTTTGCAGAAACCGGTCAAAGCAGAGGCCTGCCCAAACATTTACTGGATTACCGTTCCGAATTTGTTGATACTAAAGAAAGCGACAGGCTTCTGGCACACTTTATTGCTCATACGCCGTGGAAGCAAACCACGCAAAAACTTTGGGATAAGGAATACCTGACGCCGCGAATGACGTGCTGGTATGGTGAAACAGATAAGATCGCCGGCACCTTACCTTGGACACCAGAACTGCAGGCGACGCGCGAAATGGTAGAGTCATTGGCCGGAATCTGGTTCAACAGTGTGTTACTTAACTACTACCGCGACGGCAGCGATTCCGTCGCCTGGCACAGTGACAAAGAAAGCATCATGGGCAGCCAGCCGATCATCGCGTCTGTGAGTTTCGGTGCGGTCCGCAGTTTCGATATCCGCAATAAAGCAAACCATCAAGAAAAATACTCCGTGCGTTTGGAACACGGCTCCTTTCTAATCATGAAGTCGGGCCTGCAGGAACATGGGAGCACCGCATTGCTAAATCCAACAAAATCATGA
- a CDS encoding S1/P1 nuclease, with amino-acid sequence MIKKSFFAALALGGAFCLISWGFKGHRAIATIAQKHLTSNTAYVVSAYLKGEAMADVSTWADENRDLKTAPWHYLNLPLGLKHDAFVQVVSQSNNNVYSAILKMEAILKDKNTTADAKNEAVKYLVHLVGDAHQPMHVSRKEDKGGNTIQLRFDNKGTNLHSLWDGRLIDHEGLSEADIVKTYDVATPAQIKQWQLDSPMEWLWESYQISSELYAQAKPGQNIDDAYYQRYIQVTHKRVDQAGIRLAGELNKLFNAATAPAASSDLSTTLADNATKGIVIGNVELKDIGSFVGKTVSVSGKVYSSRDIGSMVLVNLGAAYPNQLLTVALKGKAKELGSQLSDKVITVTGEVIDYKGKPEIIITDPAQIKM; translated from the coding sequence ATGATAAAAAAGAGCTTTTTTGCTGCGCTTGCTTTAGGCGGCGCATTTTGTTTGATCTCCTGGGGTTTTAAAGGGCACCGTGCCATAGCGACCATTGCGCAAAAGCACCTGACGAGCAATACCGCTTACGTGGTGTCCGCTTACCTGAAGGGAGAAGCGATGGCGGACGTGTCGACCTGGGCTGACGAAAATCGTGATCTTAAAACAGCGCCCTGGCATTACCTGAATTTGCCTTTGGGTTTAAAACATGATGCTTTCGTTCAGGTGGTTTCGCAAAGCAACAACAACGTCTACTCTGCCATTCTCAAAATGGAAGCTATTTTGAAAGATAAAAACACAACTGCAGATGCTAAGAACGAAGCTGTAAAATATTTGGTGCACCTGGTCGGCGATGCGCACCAGCCGATGCATGTCAGCCGTAAAGAAGACAAAGGTGGTAATACTATCCAATTACGATTTGATAACAAAGGCACGAACCTGCACAGCCTTTGGGACGGCAGGCTGATCGATCACGAAGGTTTAAGTGAAGCGGACATCGTCAAAACTTATGATGTGGCCACACCAGCACAAATTAAACAATGGCAGTTGGACAGCCCGATGGAATGGCTTTGGGAAAGTTACCAGATTAGCAGTGAATTGTATGCACAGGCTAAACCCGGTCAAAACATAGACGACGCTTATTACCAGCGATATATTCAGGTTACCCATAAGCGTGTCGACCAGGCAGGTATCCGGCTGGCCGGTGAACTGAATAAATTATTTAATGCCGCTACAGCCCCTGCGGCTAGCAGCGACTTGTCCACGACATTAGCAGATAATGCGACAAAAGGCATCGTGATCGGGAATGTTGAATTGAAGGACATCGGCAGTTTCGTCGGTAAAACGGTCAGCGTTAGCGGTAAAGTTTATAGTTCGAGAGATATCGGTAGTATGGTATTGGTGAACCTGGGTGCTGCCTATCCGAATCAATTGTTAACGGTGGCTTTGAAAGGGAAAGCGAAAGAACTTGGGTCGCAGCTGTCAGATAAGGTAATTACCGTAACGGGTGAAGTGATCGATTATAAAGGCAAGCCTGAGATTATTATAACGGACCCTGCACAAATCAAGATGTAA
- a CDS encoding exodeoxyribonuclease VII large subunit yields MALFLNFTLMEIENPTITTYSPAAILNLFNNSISINQTKRIVQLKGIYIQGKGNQYSGYFYDTFRDESSDAAITILVPPLIRNELQPNKTVTVNGFVTRRVINSSGSIQIQLTVTDLVEQTQNKYNEDDLKKLELMQRKAVSGYRDVYSWLKEKIIREEPFKIGIIIGKTGIIDNDIKHQLRESIGFYDLSFHRINLSSEEEIITTFDRLNNENYGVIAVSRGGGDNLDIFSRYPIAEKAVALQAIFITAIGHKDDVTLLQRIADKSFITPSELGQFLNDVYNHTIEDLENSKAKLIESVKL; encoded by the coding sequence ATGGCATTATTTCTTAACTTTACTTTGATGGAAATTGAAAACCCAACGATTACTACTTATTCGCCTGCCGCCATTTTGAACCTGTTCAATAATTCTATTTCCATCAATCAGACGAAAAGAATTGTACAGCTCAAAGGAATTTACATACAAGGCAAGGGCAATCAATACAGCGGTTATTTTTACGATACCTTTCGGGACGAATCGTCGGATGCGGCAATAACCATTTTAGTACCGCCATTGATCCGGAATGAATTACAACCCAACAAAACAGTGACCGTAAATGGTTTTGTCACCAGGCGCGTGATCAATAGTTCGGGCAGCATTCAGATACAGCTTACGGTAACTGATCTGGTCGAGCAAACGCAGAATAAGTATAACGAGGACGATCTTAAAAAATTAGAATTAATGCAGCGTAAAGCTGTTTCCGGTTACCGCGATGTTTATAGCTGGCTCAAAGAGAAGATCATCCGGGAAGAACCATTTAAAATCGGGATCATTATCGGTAAAACGGGCATTATTGATAACGATATCAAACACCAGCTAAGGGAGTCTATCGGCTTTTACGACCTTTCATTTCACCGCATTAACTTAAGTTCCGAAGAAGAGATTATTACAACCTTTGACCGCCTGAATAATGAAAATTACGGGGTCATTGCGGTATCCCGCGGTGGTGGTGATAACTTAGATATCTTTAGCCGTTACCCGATTGCTGAAAAGGCCGTAGCCTTACAGGCGATATTCATCACAGCCATTGGCCATAAAGACGATGTTACCTTGCTTCAAAGAATTGCCGACAAATCCTTTATTACCCCTTCAGAATTAGGTCAGTTTTTAAATGATGTGTATAATCATACGATTGAAGACCTGGAAAACTCAAAGGCCAAACTGATTGAATCGGTGAAATTATAG
- a CDS encoding DUF932 domain-containing protein translates to MAHLINFNQKTGKNSFMSVKEKAWHGLGQIIDRYPTSSEAIQHAGLDYIVEKRPLFTYDTANHLGEGSADIIIPEIEVPNFFATVRADTEQVLGVVGNDYEVVQNRDAFSFFDAIVGGGDCILYETAGALGNGERVFITAKLPDYIRVGVKDWIEQYLFLTTSHDGLGSITAAFTPIRIVCNNTLNAAMRNHSGAIKIRHTASAAERLKQAHTLMGISRDLSHEMEGLFNQWAKVRITDSEIKKLIQIAMAPNKEVLEHLAEGKFDQLSTHYTNIVDSVYEYALASPTQQLDTTAGTVFGAYNAVTGYFQNVRSFKNDEAKFKSIMDGTAKQKAQVAFSLCRNFATHGGEALIYN, encoded by the coding sequence ATGGCACATCTAATAAATTTCAATCAGAAAACAGGCAAAAACAGCTTTATGAGTGTAAAAGAAAAAGCCTGGCACGGGTTAGGGCAAATTATAGACCGCTACCCAACAAGTAGCGAAGCAATACAGCACGCGGGTTTAGATTACATTGTTGAAAAACGCCCTTTGTTTACTTATGATACCGCCAACCATTTAGGCGAGGGTAGCGCTGATATAATTATCCCTGAAATTGAAGTGCCTAATTTCTTCGCAACAGTTCGGGCAGATACTGAACAGGTTTTAGGGGTAGTTGGTAACGATTACGAAGTAGTGCAAAACCGTGATGCATTTTCGTTCTTTGACGCGATCGTCGGAGGGGGCGATTGTATTTTATACGAGACCGCAGGCGCATTAGGAAACGGCGAAAGGGTGTTTATTACTGCCAAGCTGCCCGATTATATCCGTGTTGGTGTCAAGGACTGGATAGAGCAATACCTTTTTTTAACCACTTCACACGATGGTTTAGGTAGTATAACCGCAGCATTTACTCCAATTAGGATTGTATGTAACAACACGCTTAACGCAGCCATGCGTAACCATTCAGGAGCAATTAAGATACGGCATACCGCATCTGCTGCCGAGCGATTGAAGCAAGCGCATACGCTCATGGGCATCAGCCGTGATTTGAGCCATGAAATGGAAGGCTTGTTTAACCAGTGGGCAAAAGTCCGCATTACTGACAGTGAAATAAAAAAGCTGATACAGATCGCTATGGCACCTAATAAAGAGGTTTTAGAACATTTAGCGGAAGGCAAGTTTGATCAGCTTTCTACGCATTACACGAACATTGTAGATAGCGTGTATGAATACGCTTTAGCCAGTCCAACGCAACAATTAGATACAACCGCAGGAACGGTATTTGGTGCCTATAATGCTGTGACTGGTTACTTTCAAAATGTACGCAGCTTCAAAAACGACGAAGCGAAATTTAAGTCTATTATGGACGGCACAGCTAAACAAAAGGCGCAGGTTGCCTTTAGCTTATGCCGTAATTTTGCAACTCATGGCGGTGAGGCTTTAATTTACAACTAA
- a CDS encoding type II toxin-antitoxin system RnlB family antitoxin, whose product MKHYNFIDLPNDSILAIVNNSIRIDLLLENLNNDLRQKKFYGKVFIDLLLSNGLTAKRFFTIHFNGSILNINDFSNKEIVPDYVINESNNYFIHHPSLLDKGILTSSAKKRFLELTLN is encoded by the coding sequence ATGAAGCACTATAATTTCATAGATTTACCTAATGATTCAATTTTAGCTATTGTAAATAATAGTATAAGAATTGATTTATTGTTGGAAAACCTCAACAATGATTTGAGGCAAAAAAAATTCTACGGAAAAGTTTTTATTGATCTTCTATTAAGCAACGGCTTGACCGCGAAGAGATTTTTTACAATCCATTTTAATGGCTCTATATTGAACATTAATGATTTCTCAAATAAAGAAATCGTTCCTGACTATGTAATAAACGAAAGCAATAATTACTTTATCCATCACCCAAGTTTATTGGATAAAGGTATTTTAACATCTTCTGCGAAAAAGCGTTTTCTCGAATTGACATTAAATTAA
- a CDS encoding RNase LS family HEPN domain-containing protein translates to MSYKGLQLNKAKINNTIQEYNPDAVITITEKSPVFHQYHIELDGEPKAQLDIYYTVNGKVTLNPVSTKNVDLADKIAQHVISTCTYEHPASRTLYTKQITQDHFDVILEFFTDLKVNVSAPVNLPNGVQYKLTAPGGGDIYLNRYNSGSLYIQGENLYLKWAMIEVLTEILPFKDVIAMQLATIQVPASVDDVLEELKIALPTAHLFLGDTLTAIISPAIVLKKIQATLADYSYIVYPALRGLEGFIKKMFKDCGIVIGDNFGGYVSYDDATDTATLSADHHHLFNANQIVAIQEAYKYYKKNRHGLFHVDGTIDSTRIIDDQEDAQDILAEIFEIIEASNSYYIKAV, encoded by the coding sequence ATGTCTTATAAAGGTTTACAGCTAAACAAAGCAAAAATTAATAATACAATACAGGAGTATAATCCCGATGCCGTTATAACAATTACCGAAAAGTCTCCTGTATTTCACCAATACCATATCGAATTGGACGGTGAGCCTAAAGCTCAATTAGACATTTACTATACGGTTAATGGAAAGGTTACTTTAAATCCAGTTTCAACGAAAAATGTTGATCTCGCAGATAAAATTGCTCAGCATGTGATTTCCACCTGTACCTATGAACATCCAGCTTCCCGTACATTATATACTAAACAAATCACGCAGGATCATTTCGATGTAATACTCGAATTTTTTACTGATTTGAAAGTTAATGTTTCGGCGCCAGTAAATTTACCTAATGGCGTTCAATACAAACTCACAGCACCAGGCGGAGGCGATATTTATTTAAACAGGTACAATTCTGGTAGTTTATATATCCAAGGGGAAAATTTGTATCTCAAATGGGCAATGATTGAAGTATTAACCGAAATATTGCCATTTAAGGATGTGATTGCAATGCAATTGGCAACAATTCAGGTACCTGCTTCAGTAGATGACGTACTGGAAGAATTAAAAATCGCTTTGCCAACTGCACATCTTTTTTTAGGTGATACATTAACTGCGATTATTAGTCCTGCTATAGTACTGAAAAAGATTCAAGCTACGTTAGCGGATTATTCATATATCGTATATCCTGCACTTAGAGGTTTAGAGGGATTCATTAAAAAGATGTTTAAAGATTGTGGCATCGTTATTGGTGACAATTTTGGTGGTTACGTAAGTTATGATGATGCAACAGACACTGCTACATTATCTGCTGATCACCATCATTTATTTAATGCCAACCAAATAGTTGCAATTCAGGAGGCATATAAATATTATAAGAAGAACAGACACGGGTTATTTCATGTTGATGGGACAATAGATTCTACACGTATTATTGATGACCAAGAAGATGCACAAGATATTTTGGCTGAGATATTTGAAATAATTGAAGCATCTAATAGTTATTATATAAAGGCAGTATGA
- a CDS encoding Arm DNA-binding domain-containing protein codes for MNGYAAFTVNKERFRFALKHYVKIEHLDVGRGHSRIKVQEVKETNDYLEQVKFTITTYYQQLQIARER; via the coding sequence ATGAACGGTTACGCTGCTTTTACGGTCAACAAAGAACGCTTTCGTTTCGCTTTGAAACATTATGTAAAAATCGAGCATTTGGATGTGGGTCGCGGCCATTCTAGGATTAAAGTTCAGGAAGTTAAAGAGACCAATGATTACTTGGAGCAGGTCAAATTTACGATCACCACTTACTACCAGCAATTGCAGATCGCCAGGGAAAGGTAA